The sequence tgACAGGTCTATGTATTTTGGCAtctggtttaacaatattagcagtttcaccagagaagAAAATAACATGctcatctaaattatcatccaagagatctttaaccatagcaatactaggttcaactttgatttgctcaggaggtgtataagttctagtattactcttacaaacaacagttgaagttttagcatgatcctttatcctaacaggaaaaggtggtttctcaacataagtagtaggagaaataggatcattataggtaatagtcttttcttcgactgtaataggtgcaactacttttacttcaatgggaggattatatttaaaccacttctccttagggatatcaacgtgagtagcaaaagattcacagaaagaagctgctatctcagagtcaagtccatatttagcgctaaatccacgaaaaacatcggtatccataaaagatttaacacaatcaaacttaggtgtcatacctgactccttaccatcgtcagaaccccaatcttcagagttgcgtttaattctttccaataagtcccatttgaattcaatagtcttcagcataaagaaccagcataggaagtatcgagcatggtgcgatcattgagagaaagccgagcataaaaaatttgaataatcatttctatggagagctcatgatcggggcatgaatataacattgacttaagcctcccccaagcttgagtgatgctttctccttcgcgaggccagaaattatatatgtaattacgatcacgatgaacaagatgcataggataaaacttctgatgaaattccaacttcaatcgtttataattccaagatcccgtatcatcacatagcctaaaccatgtcaatgcatctcccttcaaagataaagggaagaccttccttttgacaacatcatcgggaatacctgcaagcttaaataatccacaaacttcattccacaaagataaggtgtaaatcgggatgcaatgttccatctcctgcaaatggattagctagcagtttctctatcatacccgaaggaatttcaaagtgaacattttcagtaggtttagtaggttgaggggcaactctttgctctactggtcggggctaagatgccccgaacaagcccctcaaaggattagtttccatagtaacaagtaacagaaaatttcaccacactatataaatgtttccttaccaagttccactcaccaaaagtgctacactccccggcaacggtgccagaaaagagtcttgatgacccacaagtgtaggggatctatctagtcctttcgataagtaagagtgtcgaacccaacaaggagcagaaggaaatgataagaagttttcagtagggttttctctgcaagcactgaaattgtaggtgatagatagttttgtgataaggtaaatcgtaaagagtaacaagcaatgaaagtaaataaggtgcaacaaggtggcccaatcctttttgtagcaaaggacaagcctggacaatttcttataatgagaaaagcgctcccgaggacatatgggaattatcatcaagctagtttcatcacgctcatatgattcacgttcggtactttgataatttgatatgtgggtggaccggtgcttgggtactgcccttacttggacaagcatcccacttatgattaacccctattgcaagcatccgcaactacaacaaaagtattaaggtaagcctaaccatatcatgaaacatatggatccaaatcagccccttacgaagcaacgcataaactagggtttaagcttctgtcactctagcaacccatcatctacttattacttaccaatgccttcctctaggcccaaataatggtgaagtgtcatgtagtccacattcacataacaccactagaggaaagacaacatacatcttaccaaaatatcgaacgaataccaaattcacatgactactaatagcaagacttcacccatgtcctcgggaacaaacgtaactactcacaaagcatattcatgttcataatcagaggtgtaataatatgcattaaggatctgaacatatgatcttccaccaagtaaaccaataagtatcaactacaaggagtaatcaacactactggcaacccacaagtaccaatttgtggttttggatacaagattggatacaagagatgaactagggtttgagaggagatggtgctggtgaagatgttgatggagattgaccctctcccgatgggaggatcgttggtgatgacgatggtgatgatttccccctcccggagggaagtgtccccggcagaacagctctgccaaagctctagattggttccaccaaggttccgcctcgtggcggcggagtttcgtcccgtaatcttgcccatgatttttcctggataaaacccttcatatagcagaagatggacaccggagggccaccagggggcccaggagacaggggcgcacctggtaggggtgggcgcgcccccccaccctcctggatagggtgtgggtgttggggaacgttgcagaaaataaaaaaaatctacgcttcaccaagatcaatctatggagtcatctagcaacgagagagaggagtgcatctacatacccttgtagatcgtgagcggaagcattcaagagaacggggtagagggagtcctactcgtcgtgatccaaatcaccggagatcctagcgccgaacggacgacacctccgctttcaacacatgaatggttgggaagacgtcccctccttcttgatccatcaagggggaggggagaggttgatggagatccagcagcacaacggcgtggtggtggaagtagcggtgatctcggcagggcttcgccaagctcggcgagagggagagggaggcgccaggagcagggggtgcgtagccctccctcccccttctttatataggggccctggggggcgccggccccctagatattggatctcaaggggggcggcggccaaggggtggcttgccccccaagccaagtggggcaccccccacccgtagggtttccaaccctaggcgcagggggaggcccaaggggtgcgcaccagcccaccaggggctggttcccttccccgcTTCAgcacatggggccctccgggataggtggccccacccggtggacccccgggacccttccagtggtcccagtacaataccggtgaccccctaaactttcccgatggccgaaactggacttcctatatacaattctttacctccgaccattccggaactcctcgtgacgtccgggatctcattcgggactccgaacaactttcgggttaccgcatactaatatctctacaaccctagcgtcaccgaaccttaagtgtgtagaccctacgggttcgggagacatgcagacatgaccgagacgactcttcggtcaataaccaacagcgggatctggatacccatgttgtctcccacatgctcctcgatgatctcatcggatgaaccacgatgtcgaggattcaagtaatcccgtatacaattccctttgtcaatcggtatgttacttgcccgagattcgatcatcggtatcccaatacctcgttcaatctcgttactggcaagtcactttactcgtaccgtaatgcatgatcccgtgaccaaacacttggtcacattgagctcattatgatgatgcattaccaagtgggcccggagatacctctctgtcatacggagtgacaaatcccaatctcgatccgtgtcaacccaacagatactttcggggatactcgtagtatacctttacatatagtcacccagttacgttgtgacgtttggtacacccaaagcactcctacggtatccgggagttacacgatctcatggtctaaggaaatgatatttgacattggaaaagctctagcaaacgaactacacgatcttgtgctatgcttaggattgggtcttgtccatcacatgattctcctaatgatgtgatcccgttatcaacgacatccaatatccatagtcaggaaaccatgactatcagttgatcaacgagctagtcaactagaggcctactagggacatgttgtggtctatgtattcacacatgtattacgatttccggataacacaattatagcatgaataatagacaattatcatgaacaaggaaatataataataatccttttattattgcctctggggcatatttcccacagtgggccccctgaggtgtttcttccgctcaataattcttattaattccaaaaataagtttcgtggagtctcaggtcttttggaacagtgcagaataggtttccaatgtttgctcctttttcagccaaaattccagctgccggcattcccccctcttcatggtaaaccttataaaataagagagaatagccataagtattgatatataatgtgtagtaacaacccataatgcaataaatattgatataaaagcatgatgcaaaatggacgtatcatcgctCAGCCTcgttctttgagctatgatggcttcatgaagtgggtcctcatcatcttcatcaagtgggtcctcattatcttcatcatattcgtcatcttcatcatcttccactaggttgatataaatgacagccagcttgggtctttctgctctgaaggagaagctgatcaactcaccaccagtaagacgcttGTGGGCAAGGAAacaggcccatccatctcctccaatttgcgaaatattgcgtcctttctcgacctccatagtgttcggccccccaggagcctcaaatgtcacagtgtctcctatcagcttgttgaatttcaacctcacattgcatgggacgatctgtgtaaaaaagcaaaatgacacaatgcagtaatgccaacactaaaaataaaatagttgttacatttcatataatttcttaccgccgcatgacgaaaactcggctggaagtcgatgccgaacagcttgccagttgcaaggttgctggcgcaccttgacttgcacaatcgacatggtggtggtggtggtggcgccattttcctaaagcaatatcaGGAAAGGATTAATGATCCACTTCACacgaaagaaaaacagtagcatgtgattttttggttcttcttcacttatattttcacatctaggtggtgccaaatcttcagagctatcaactagcatactaaatcaactaaatcaaagtgttttataaatcaactaaatcaactagcctattaaatcaacttgcctactaaatcaaataaatcattttgctctataaatcaactaaatcaactagcctactagatcaacttgcctactaaatcaacaaaattaaaatgttctaaatcaactagcctactaaatcaactaaatcatatgaactaaatcaaaatgttgcatatgacctagcctactaaatcaaaatgtagtagggaggaggggttgtggatggaggagggaggagggagaaggaggcgcgactagaggagggaggagagaataggacggaggaggaagggtagagcgaggaggggccggccggcggcgagtccagggaggacggaggaggagggcggtaccaagtccagtgaggaggaggaggtgacggcggtgcagagggaggaggggtaggcgaTGGCggccgacgggggaggaccggcgcgggggggGTTGACGGCGGCACAGAGGGGGGAGGGGTAGGCGACGGAGGCCGACGGGGAGGACCGGtgcggggggttgagggggagatcgagtgagtgtggaTCGGATAGGGAGGAGAGTGGGGGTgagatagctagttttagcagtagcgcggtgtacgcaaaggcgctactgctaaactacctagcagtagcaCCCTACTatttaacgcgctgctgctataactagctCTGTGGCGGGGTCGCTGGAATTATAGCGGTAGCGTGTCTTAGAGGTGCCGCGCTATTGCTACTTTCCTTTCAGCAGCGTGTTCTGGTGGAGCGCGCTACTGATAAATTGCAGCAGCGCCCTATTTTAAAACTCACTCCTGGTAAGATCCTGTgtataggctttttcctagtagtgttacctagttgccacgtgtggtccaaccatagttgccgtgtgtgattaactacttaccacatatggtcaaacaatagttgccatgtgtgtttatctagttgccacgtgtggtccaaccatagttgtcatgtattgttaatcacagttgccatgtgtgtttatctggttgccacgtacgcgcaactgcagttgccgtctagcaaagaatcacagttgccatgtgtgctTACCGAGTTGCCACGTTCGCCTAACTGTAGTTGCCATCCACAACGTATGAGTGTCGTGTGGgtgaaaagcagttcgcccacacacgCATGAACTAGGTGGCTGGCTGTGTGGgtagaaactagttcgcccacataGCGCAGCTGGCAAACAGCGTGGTGCGAGCGTGTGGGCAAACTCTTCAACACCCAGACACCAGCCCCGTCCTACATGACACATCAAATCCACCTTTTCGTATCAAGATTCGTGTAAAAGACAGTGAACGACGATCCAGACGTATGGGCGAGTTGAGGAGGCGTTAGTGTTTCCGTTAACTATGCTCATAAAAGCCTAATAAGATTCGACTAAATCAATCGGGGAGTAGCTGAGTCTTAATATGAAGAGCAAACATGTCATAGTTATCCAtgtattttctgtttttttatcatgGATGTTGTTATCATAGTTTCTATTTTTTTCGGCTGGCTCAAACACTTTGTTTAATATTGAAAATCCAATTTTGCCCACAGCTCAATTCAGCTCTTAATTTTTTGTGTAAATGGGTCAGACAATGCACTTCTAATAATTAAATTGTTATCCTaggaatattttaaaaaatgttgtaCTTATCATCTCAGATAATCCTTATTTATTAATTAACAAACATAATGTGACAGACGTCTATGCGTGTGTTACACGTGCATCCTTACTATCTGCatcaaaagagaaaaaagaaatagATGACAAAATAAAATGTTTACGCATTGCACGTTTCTTGACCAAAATTGCACACAACTTAAAATAAAATGTGTGCTATGCAGCTAACAAATTTCCGTATTTACTGTGGTTCTAGAAATCGTCTTTATCTTTAATTAACCGCTAGATACAGATTCAACACTCAAAATAGTTAGGTGCTTCCTGGGCAAAAAAACAGCTGATTAAAGAATCAACTAAGTCTTCACTTACTCCACCCACGAACCAGACATTGGAAATGACGCCAGATCGAGCAATGCTACCCTACTTCTCCATTCTCCAGAACTAAGCACAGAAGCGTGAATGATTCTaaaagcatctccagccgttcgcccccAGGGTGGCGAAAAAAAGCCGTCTGAGGACGAACCGGCGCAAGTTTGGCGCTTGGGGGCGACTTGGTCCCTAGTCGTCGCCCATCAGGTCGCCCTGAGTTCTTTGAAATTATGTAGAAACCTGTGCAAACTCCTTGTCGTTGTTGAGGACGATGACGCCGCCTTCCTCGCGGCCGCGTCGCCGGGCCTGTCGCCGGTCCTGGAGCTCCGCGTACGCCTGGCGCTGACGGCGCACCTGCTCGTggacgtagtcctccttcgcccattTTAGGGCGACCTCGTCGTCGGGGGCCACCATGTCAGCGTGCTCCGGCTTCATTGGGAGCAGGCCTGGCTCGGGCTTCGGCCTGACCAGGCGAAGGGAGCGCGGGGAGGGGCgggcaccctcgttgatgacgagggcgccactGCGGGTGCGGCGCCGCTGCGGTGTCTCCTCCGGCTCTGTCTTGACGGGACGGAGAGCCGGCGAGCCGGCGAGCCGGAGCCCGAGGACGAGGACGTCGGCTGCATTCGCCACGGCGTCCAGGAACTGCCGCAGCAGCGAGAGAAGGACGGCCGCGTCGGGTACTCGAGCCGCGGCACGTTGCCGGTTTCGATGTGGTCGAGGAtggcctcgagggtgcggccggggagGCCCCACCACTCGCGTCGTCCTTCGGCGTTGAGGCGTCCGTGGGGAATGACGCTGTCGACGGAGGCGATCTGCTCCTCGCggcggcgctcgaagtacatcGTCCACAGCGTTTCACTGTCGGTcgcgtacctcggctcgttccgctgctcctccgtcagggaGGAGCGAATGCGGGCGATCTCCGCCCGCTGTGCCGCCCCTTCGGGCACCGGCGGCACCAGGACGTCGCCGGTGCTCAGCCTCCACGCCCccggcctcgtagaggaggcgcgcctccggctcttggaggtggcggcggctgaaaCCGTTCGCCGCTGCGCCATCGCCTGGAAATTTCTCGGCCATCTTTGCTTCGCTCATCGGCggaaggggggagagggagagggctgtTTTTGCGAGGGCGGGTGCAGGGGGAGGTTGTGGCATAGCCCCAGCAGGGCGGCGCGTGGCGGAAACCGGCAGGATGCGCGTCGGcagcgccttcactgcgccgcccgtgaggcatcaatggagcatcaatggaggctgaccggcgcggcagccttAGCcaaccttggcattgattcccgcgggaaccgaggcaatGAGGGCGACGAAGCGGCGTCTCGCTGACTGGGCAGGCCCGCCCCCATTCGCGTCAAAACccccgccccggcgcccccgggcaccctagcgcgccgggttcggcctgggtccgccggcactaaCTTCGTCTCAAATCGCTGACTGGGCAGGCCCGCCCCCATTCGCGTCAAAACccccgccccggcgcccccgggcaccctagcgcgccgggttcggcctgggtccgccggcactaaCTTCGGCTCAAACCGGCTCTTGGGGACGTGACTGGACCGTTTTTTCGACGCCGGCGCAAAGAAATCGCCTTGAAAGACCGTGTTGGGGGGCGCCGGGCACcctagcgcgccgggttcggcctgggtccgccggcaccaacTTCGGCTCAAACCGGGTCTTGGGGACGTGACTGGACCGTTTTTTCGACGCCGGCGCAAAGAAATCGCCTTGGAAGACCGTGTTGGGGGGCGTGACTGGCGGAGGAACGAGAGGAGTACCTAGATCTACGGTGCAAGATAGCCGCCACGGCTGGCTGGATGGGAAGGAACCTTTGTTGGGCCAGGAGGAGAAGGAGCTGTCTTGTCTTGTTTCATTCTTATCGTCCCAATTGCTCAAAAAAATCATTTCGTCCCAAATATCCCACCCAGTTTCAATCATAGTTTTCTCAGGATTAAAAGAATTCTAAAAAAATAGCTCTAAATTATGAATATAACAGGTAGCAAAGCCAACAGACTTTGATATTacatcatgcatatgatatatatatTCTAAGATTCATCTTGAGCGCCTTGAAGTATTGAAGTTGGAAACTTTCAGTACTATGGCACATAGTCGACCTTTATATAGGTCAGTGAACCTTGGAATATTTAGAATCTCCGAGAGCCTTTGCCTGTAGTGTACTGATGCTATATGAGAGCACCTTCTCGCCATTTTGGTCAACAATGATAACCAGCTCCCTCTCCAAGTCAAAAGCAAGGATGTCATAATCATAGTAACATAATCCTTCATTATTAGTGCAAAGCTATTTGGGGGTCAAGAAAACTGTGGTTACAAACTCGTTTGCAGCTGCGGAACCTAATACTTCAAGCACCTTGATTCTACCATATAAGCATTAGTTGTGCCAAAGCAACTCCAATATAACATGAGACTAAAGCATGACAAGATTACAGGAGTTCTCCCAGCCACTAGACAAAAAACACTAATTTAAATGTAGCCCTGTTTTAACTCCAGATTTTCATAACATCAACCACGCTAGCACAAGTAAGACCAGAGTTGACAGGGGAAATGAGAAGTGCCAGCTAGATGAACAGAAAACATGACGAAGCGAATAATCCAGTACATACATAACAGCTGGTTGGTACAGCTAATGTACAAAAGGTACCTAGAGATTGCAGCATTCATAGGGTAAATATGCTAGCATTTATCTTGAGCTGTTTGAAGCATTGAAGCTGGAAACTTGCCGTAGGATGGCACGTAGAGTCGACTTCAATATACGTAACCGAACCCTGAAATCTTTAGAATCTCTGAGCCTTTCCCAGTACTGATGCTAAATGAGATGAGCTTATGATCAATTCTGTCAACAAGGATAACTAGCTCTCTCTCCAAGTCAAAATCGTGGATGTCATAATCGAAATACCAAAATCCATTATGATCAGTGCGGAGCAACAAGTCCCTCCCAAATACATTGTTCATACTCAGACGATGCCTCACCACCCAACTGTCAGTGCCTTCCAAACTCCAAATCCGCATCATACAACCATCAAATTCTTGTTGTGCGTAGCATAAGACCCCTGATGATTGGCAAAGACACCCACTACACCAAGAAAACATCCCCGGATCATTTGGAAATCCTGGCAGCTGAATGATCCTCTGACTAAGCAACTGCGTACATGGGTCGGGTGCATCGATTGCCAGAAGGACATGCTCCAATAGATGACTCACATACAGCACGCCATTCATGAAGCGTGAACTACCATCAAATCCAGTTTCACTTTTCCAGCGACAACTAGACCATGTGAAATTCTCGGAGAAAAAAACCTTAACTT comes from Triticum aestivum cultivar Chinese Spring chromosome 5B, IWGSC CS RefSeq v2.1, whole genome shotgun sequence and encodes:
- the LOC123117336 gene encoding F-box/kelch-repeat protein At4g05080, with product MSLLTDDLVVEILSWLPLKSFCRFKCVCKSWHALSSDPHYRKKFPRTPVGLFYQIPEYHTGIDLVSLPSSDKEIDTTLSFVPCYEDLQLMDCSNGLLLCYHGGIRKYFADISHVIVCNPATQEWMSLPNTEPGPSSSFCDIVLCFDPSWSQHFHVFSFQCQSSMAGEDFTEVKVFFSENFTWSSCRWKSETGFDGSSRFMNGVLYVSHLLEHVLLAIDAPDPCTQLLSQRIIQLPGFPNDPGMFSWCSGCLCQSSGVLCYAQQEFDGCMMRIWSLEGTDSWVVRHRLSMNNVFGRDLLLRTDHNGFWYFDYDIHDFDLERELVILVDRIDHKLISFSISTGKGSEILKISGFGYVY